The proteins below are encoded in one region of Sphingobium yanoikuyae:
- a CDS encoding DUF2793 domain-containing protein, producing MMNETSDRWALPLLHAGQAQKEIMHNEALARIDMLLHGVAESADLAVPPTAPVAGQCWIVAAGASGAWAGRQEHVAGWTEGGWRFVAPRAGLRLAVTDRGHAMVHDGTAWRDDAVRSEGFYVAGQQIVGARQPAITGPTGGTTVDSESRGAIAAILAALQAHGLISM from the coding sequence ATGATGAACGAGACGAGCGATCGCTGGGCGCTGCCGCTGCTCCATGCCGGGCAGGCGCAGAAGGAAATCATGCATAATGAGGCGCTGGCGCGGATCGACATGCTGCTGCACGGGGTGGCGGAAAGCGCCGACCTGGCTGTGCCGCCGACGGCGCCGGTTGCCGGGCAATGCTGGATCGTGGCGGCGGGGGCGAGCGGTGCCTGGGCCGGGCGGCAGGAACATGTCGCTGGCTGGACCGAAGGCGGCTGGCGTTTCGTCGCGCCACGCGCCGGATTGCGGTTGGCGGTGACGGATCGCGGCCATGCCATGGTGCATGACGGTACGGCATGGCGGGATGATGCGGTGCGCAGCGAAGGATTTTATGTCGCCGGCCAGCAAATTGTCGGCGCGCGCCAGCCCGCGATCACCGGGCCAACCGGTGGAACGACCGTCGATAGCGAGAGTCGTGGCGCAATTGCCGCGATATTGGCCGCTTTGCAGGCTCATGGCCTGATCTCCATGTAA
- a CDS encoding OmpA family protein, which produces MRKLALAAALATSALATPALARDNSWYVGVDAGVMIVEDQDITFTPGNGTVASNTVAADYHKGYDFDANIGYDFGGFRLEAEAAYKRAKVDLDDSGFGGAASALSFMLNGLLDFGPDDGLQGFVGGGVGVSRGKLANDLVNDSDTGFAWQAIAGVRYPVTNNVDVSLKYRFFNQDDIKLIPAYTTIGGPAGSEASTKLRTHSLLLGLTYNFGAPAEPAPPPPPPPPPPPPPPPPPPPPPAPECSPGPYIVFFEWDKSDITPDAATILDNAVSAYSACGNAQVMLAGHADRSGAASYNVGLSQRRADAAKAYLASKGIPDGVMTTQAFGESKPRVDTADGVREVQNRRVEISYGPGSGQ; this is translated from the coding sequence ATGCGGAAGCTTGCCCTCGCGGCTGCGCTTGCGACCAGTGCCCTGGCCACCCCGGCCTTGGCGCGCGACAACAGCTGGTATGTCGGCGTCGACGCCGGCGTAATGATCGTTGAAGATCAGGACATCACCTTCACCCCCGGTAACGGTACCGTAGCCAGCAACACCGTGGCGGCTGACTACCATAAGGGTTATGATTTCGACGCCAATATCGGCTACGACTTCGGCGGCTTCCGCCTCGAAGCCGAAGCTGCCTACAAGCGCGCCAAGGTCGACCTCGACGATAGCGGCTTCGGCGGTGCGGCCTCGGCCCTCTCGTTCATGCTGAACGGCCTGCTCGACTTTGGTCCCGATGACGGCCTGCAGGGCTTCGTCGGCGGCGGTGTCGGCGTGTCGCGTGGCAAGCTGGCCAACGACCTGGTGAACGACAGCGACACCGGTTTCGCCTGGCAGGCGATCGCCGGCGTGCGTTACCCGGTCACCAACAATGTCGACGTCTCGCTGAAGTATCGCTTCTTCAACCAGGACGACATCAAGCTGATCCCGGCCTACACCACCATCGGTGGCCCCGCCGGTTCGGAAGCCAGCACCAAGCTGCGTACGCACAGCCTGCTGCTCGGCCTGACCTACAACTTCGGCGCTCCGGCTGAGCCTGCTCCGCCGCCCCCGCCGCCCCCGCCGCCCCCGCCGCCCCCGCCGCCGCCTCCGCCGCCCCCGCCGGCGCCGGAATGCTCGCCTGGGCCGTACATTGTCTTCTTCGAATGGGACAAGTCGGACATCACGCCTGACGCCGCCACCATTCTGGACAACGCGGTTTCGGCCTACAGCGCTTGCGGCAACGCCCAGGTCATGCTGGCCGGTCACGCTGACCGTTCGGGCGCAGCCTCGTACAACGTTGGTCTGTCGCAGCGTCGCGCTGACGCCGCCAAGGCCTATCTCGCCTCGAAGGGTATCCCTGACGGTGTGATGACCACCCAGGCCTTCGGTGAATCGAAGCCGCGCGTCGACACCGCGGACGGCGTTCGCGAAGTCCAGAACCGTCGCGTGGAAATCAGCTACGGTCCGGGTTCGGGTCAGTAA
- a CDS encoding superoxide dismutase family protein, whose amino-acid sequence MKTAALFLALPLLAAVTACAATSQSAPAAPTAKAKLAAGDGSARGTAVVTQAGDGLHVVVKAQGLTPGIHAVHIHTTGVCTGPDFTSAGGHWNPTSHQHGKDNPQGMHMGDMPNMQAKPDGSGEIEYVVPGGTISDGATPLLDADGAAIVIHAQADDYKSDPTGNAGGRVACGVLSVG is encoded by the coding sequence ATGAAGACCGCCGCCCTGTTCCTTGCCCTGCCTTTGCTCGCTGCCGTGACGGCCTGTGCCGCGACCAGCCAGAGCGCGCCCGCCGCGCCGACCGCCAAGGCCAAGCTGGCCGCTGGCGATGGCAGCGCGCGCGGCACCGCCGTGGTGACCCAGGCAGGCGATGGCCTGCATGTGGTGGTCAAGGCGCAGGGGCTGACGCCGGGCATCCACGCGGTGCATATCCACACCACCGGCGTCTGTACGGGGCCGGACTTCACCAGCGCGGGGGGGCATTGGAACCCGACCAGCCATCAGCATGGCAAGGATAATCCGCAGGGCATGCATATGGGCGACATGCCCAACATGCAGGCCAAGCCTGACGGCAGCGGCGAGATCGAATATGTCGTGCCAGGCGGCACGATCAGCGACGGCGCGACGCCGCTGCTGGATGCCGATGGCGCGGCCATCGTGATCCATGCCCAGGCCGACGATTACAAGAGCGACCCGACCGGTAATGCCGGCGGCCGCGTCGCCTGTGGCGTGCTGAGCGTCGGCTGA
- the thpR gene encoding RNA 2',3'-cyclic phosphodiesterase — protein MHRLFVATRPPATIRSQLLAQMAGILGARSQDDGQLHLTLRFIGEVDRHQADDIADALAGVRFQPFTITVAGTGYFDRRGVVDTLWAGVQPRDPLAHLHAKVDRACTSTGIAPEARAYLPHITLARFSRHGGDIAPFLALHAGLASPAFTVDEFSLYESRLGHAGSSYHIVETYRADGHPGVRDD, from the coding sequence ATGCACCGCCTGTTCGTCGCCACCCGTCCGCCTGCCACGATCCGCAGCCAGCTTCTGGCCCAGATGGCCGGCATCCTAGGCGCGCGCTCGCAGGATGATGGCCAGTTGCACCTGACCCTGCGCTTCATCGGGGAAGTGGATCGCCATCAGGCAGATGATATCGCCGATGCGCTCGCTGGCGTCCGCTTCCAGCCATTCACCATCACGGTCGCCGGCACCGGCTATTTCGATCGGCGCGGCGTGGTCGACACCTTATGGGCCGGGGTGCAGCCGCGCGATCCGCTCGCCCATCTTCATGCCAAGGTGGATCGCGCCTGCACATCGACCGGCATCGCGCCCGAAGCCCGCGCCTATCTGCCGCACATCACCCTCGCCCGCTTCAGTCGGCACGGCGGCGACATCGCGCCCTTCCTGGCGCTGCACGCCGGCCTTGCATCGCCCGCCTTCACCGTGGACGAATTCAGTCTCTATGAAAGCCGGCTCGGCCATGCCGGCTCGAGCTATCACATAGTCGAAACCTATCGCGCAGACGGTCATCCCGGCGTCCGCGACGATTGA